Proteins from a genomic interval of Phenylobacterium sp. LH3H17:
- a CDS encoding lysoplasmalogenase, protein MQQTSLPARVALIAAVVAGVSYMASWDLPLSQTASLTWKGAGVALLAVHAALRARGPDGWLICAVMAFGAAGDVLLGAAGLVTGAVAFLVGHLIAIWLYMRNRPSEVAPSRWLFAAVLVPATVALAFLLPSDRAGAPGVALYALGLALMAATAWISRFPRRMTGIGAVMFVVSDLLIFAREGPLAGQAWVGFGIWGLYFAGQVLICLGVTRTLARDAAEHDRLDDRVPPETPKP, encoded by the coding sequence ATGCAGCAGACAAGCTTGCCGGCGCGGGTGGCGCTGATCGCCGCGGTGGTCGCCGGGGTCAGCTACATGGCTTCCTGGGACCTGCCGCTGTCCCAGACCGCCAGCCTGACCTGGAAGGGTGCGGGGGTCGCCTTGCTGGCGGTCCATGCGGCCCTGCGGGCGCGCGGGCCGGACGGCTGGTTGATCTGCGCGGTCATGGCCTTCGGCGCGGCCGGCGACGTGCTGCTGGGCGCGGCGGGCCTGGTGACCGGCGCGGTGGCCTTCCTGGTCGGGCACCTGATCGCCATCTGGCTCTATATGCGCAACCGGCCGAGCGAGGTCGCGCCCAGCCGGTGGCTTTTCGCCGCCGTCCTGGTTCCCGCGACCGTGGCTCTCGCCTTCCTGTTGCCGAGCGACCGGGCCGGGGCGCCGGGGGTGGCGCTCTACGCGCTCGGCCTGGCGCTGATGGCGGCCACGGCCTGGATCAGCCGCTTCCCGCGGCGGATGACCGGGATCGGGGCCGTGATGTTCGTGGTCTCCGACCTGCTGATCTTCGCCCGCGAGGGGCCGCTGGCCGGCCAGGCCTGGGTCGGCTTCGGGATCTGGGGGCTCTATTTCGCCGGCCAGGTGCTGATCTGCCTGGGGGTGACCCGGACATTGGCGCGTGACGCAGCGGAACACGATCGCCTCGACGACCGTGTTCCGCCAGAGACGCCCAAACCTTAG